In Hyla sarda isolate aHylSar1 unplaced genomic scaffold, aHylSar1.hap1 scaffold_1590, whole genome shotgun sequence, the following proteins share a genomic window:
- the LOC130310666 gene encoding histone H2A type 1-like, which translates to MSGRGKQGGKGRAKAKTRSSRAGLQFPVGRVHRLLRKGNYAERVGAGAPVYLAAVLEYLTAEILELAGNAARDNKKTRIIPRHLQLAVRNDEELNKLLGGVTIAQGGVLPNIQAVLLPKKTESSKAAKSK; encoded by the coding sequence ATGTCTGGACGCGGCAAACAAGGAGGGAAGGGTCGGGCTAAGGCCAAGACCCGCTCATCCCGGGCAGGACTCCAGTTCCCCGTCGGTCGTGTGCACAGGCTTCTTCGCAAAGGGAACTACGCCGAGAGGGTGGGCGCCGGTGCTCCGGTCTACCTGGCCGCTGTGCTGGAGTATTTAACCGCTGAGATCCTGGAATTGGCCGGTAATGCCGCCCGGGACAACAAGAAGACCCGCAtcatcccccgtcacctgcagctggccgtgcgcaatgacgaggagcTGAACAAGCTGCTGGGTGGGGTGACCATCGCCCAGGGAGGCGTCCTGCCCAACATCCAGGCCGTGCTGCTGCCCAAGAAGACCGAGAGCAGCAAAGCGGCCAAGAGCAAGTGA
- the LOC130310668 gene encoding histone H2B 1.1, whose translation MPDPAKSAPAPKKGSKKAVTKTQKKDGKKRRKTRKESYAIYVYKVLKQVHPDTGISSKAMGIMNSFVNDIFERIAGEASRLAHYNKRSTITSREIQTAVRLLLPGELAKHAVSEGTKAVTKYTSAK comes from the coding sequence ATGCCTGATCCCGCCAAGTCTGCACCAGCGCCCAAGAAAGGCTccaagaaagccgtgaccaagacTCAGAAAAAGGACGGCAAGAAGcggaggaagaccaggaaggaaagctatgccatctacgtgtacaaggtgctcaagcaggtccaccctgacaccggcatctcctccaaggccatgggcatcatgaactcctttgtcaacgatatcttcgagcgcatcgcaggggaagcctcccgtctggctcactacaacaagcgctccaccatcacctcccgggagatccagaccgccgtgcgcctgctgctgcctggagagctggccaagcacgccgtgtccgagggcaccaaggccgtcaccaagtacaccagcgccaagtaa
- the LOC130310669 gene encoding histone H4 has protein sequence MSGRGKGGKGLGKGGAKRHRKVLRDNIQGITKPAIRRLARRGGVKRISGLIYEETRGVLKVFLENVIRDAVTYTEHAKRKTVTAMDVVYALKRQGRTLYGFGG, from the coding sequence ATGTCGGGACGCGGCAAAGGAGGAAAAGGTCTCGGTAAGGGCGGAGCCAAGCGGCACAGGAAGGTGCTCCGTGATAACATCCAGGGCATCACTAAGCCTGCAATCCGCCGTCTAGCTCGCAGGGGAGGTGTGAAGCGTATCTCCGGCCTCATCTATGAAGAGACTCGCGGTGTCCTGAAGGTTTTCCTGGAGAACGTCATCCGTGACGCCGTCACCTACACAGAGCACGCCAAGAGGAAGACCGTCACCGCTATGGACGTCGTGTACGCCCTCAAGCGCCAGGGCCGCACTCTTTACGGCTTCGGAGGTTAA